The Pelistega ratti genome window below encodes:
- a CDS encoding P-II family nitrogen regulator: MKLITAVIKPFKLDEVREELSEVGISGLTVTEAKGFGRQKGHTELYRGAEYAVDFLPKVKIELIVKDELLETAIEAIVKAARTGKIGDGKIFVTNVEQVVRIRTGETGDDAV; this comes from the coding sequence ATGAAATTAATTACAGCGGTGATTAAACCCTTTAAACTTGATGAAGTACGGGAAGAATTAAGTGAAGTGGGGATTAGTGGATTAACCGTCACAGAAGCAAAAGGTTTTGGACGACAAAAAGGACATACAGAGCTTTATCGTGGGGCAGAGTATGCGGTGGACTTCTTACCTAAAGTTAAAATTGAGTTAATTGTCAAGGATGAATTACTTGAAACCGCTATTGAGGCAATTGTAAAGGCAGCTCGTACGGGTAAAATTGGTGATGGCAAGATATTTGTTACCAATGTAGAACAAGTGGTACGTATCCGTACTGGTGAAACAGGGGATGATGCGGTTTAA